From a single Rutidosis leptorrhynchoides isolate AG116_Rl617_1_P2 chromosome 5, CSIRO_AGI_Rlap_v1, whole genome shotgun sequence genomic region:
- the LOC139847764 gene encoding 2-oxoisovalerate dehydrogenase subunit alpha 1, mitochondrial-like, with amino-acid sequence MEAAREHIMSEDDEKSAFDLDFPGGKIGFTSEMNFVPGSSEKRVQCYRVLDEDGYQVSSSMTKHMSKELALKVYSGMVTLQIMDKFFYEAQRQGRLSFYLTSFGEEAINFASAAALSSDDIVLAQYREPGVLLWRGFTLQEFANQCFGNNAGHGKGRQMPIHYGSKKLNYITISSPLATQLPQAVGMAYSLKMDKKDSCVVAYFGDGSSSEGDFHAALNFAAVMDAPVVFICRNNGWAISTPVTDQFRSDGIVVKGQGYGIESIRVDGNDALAVYSAVRSARETAINKKRPILIEAMTYRVSHHSTSDDSTKYRSIDEIEYWKTIHSPITRFKKWVERKGWWSNKEESDLHINLRKQVRSAIDEAEKEEKPPLEDMFTDVYKELPSNLMEQETLLRETIQRHPQDFPKDMPL; translated from the exons ATGGAAGCAGCTAGAGAACATATAATGTCCGAAGATGATGAGAAATCAGCTTTC GATTTGGATTTTCCTGGTGGTAAGATTGGATTTACATCTGAGATGAACTTTGTTCCTGGTTCATCCGAAAAAAGGGTGCAATGTTATCGAGTTCTCGATGAAGATGGTTATCAAGTCTCATCTAGCATGACAAAACAC ATGAGTAAAGAACTTGCGTTGAAAGTATATAGCGGAATGGTGACCCTTCAAATAATGGATAAATTTTTTTACGAAGCGCAAAGGCAAGGTAGATTGTCGTTTTATCTAACGTCATTTGGTGAGGAAGCTATTAACTTTGCATCAGCTGCAGCACTTAGCTCCGACGATATAGTACTGGCTCAG TATAGAGAGCCAGGAGTTTTGTTATGGCGTGGTTTTACACTGCAAGAATTTGCAAACCAATGTTTCGGAAACAATGCCGGTCATGGAAAAGGCAGACAAATGCCGATTCATTATGGATCAAAGAAGCTTAATTATATAACCATCTCATCACCATTAGC CACACAACTCCCGCAAGCAGTTGGTATGGCATATTCGTTAAAAATGGATAAAAAGGATTCATGTGTAGTGGCCTATTTCGGCGATGGTAGTTCAAGTGAG GGGGATTTTCATGCTGCTTTGAATTTTGCCGCGGTTATGGACGCTCCAGTTGTGTTCATATGCCGCAACAATGGGTGGGCCATTAGTACACCTGTCACGGATCAATTTCGAA GTGATGGTATTGTTGTTAAAGGCCAAGGATATGGAATTGAAAGTATAAGGGTAGATGGAAACGATGCTCTTGCAGTTTATAGTGCAGTTCGTAGTGCTCGTGAGACTGCCATTAACAAAAAAAGACCAATACTCATTGAG GCCATGACATATAGAGTAAGTCACCATTCCACGTCTGACGATTCCACAAAGTATCGTTCGATAGATGAAATCGAATACTGGAAAACAATACATTCTCCTATAACGAGATTTAAGAAATGGGTCGAGCGAAAAGGTTGGTGGAGTAATAAAGAAGAATCCGACCTTCATATTAACTTAAGGAAACAG GTTAGAAGTGCAATAGATGAGGCTGAAAAGGAGGAAAAACCACCACTTGAAGATATGTTCACAGATGTGTACAAGGAGTTACCTTCAAATTTAATGGAGCAAGAAACATTGCTTAGAGAAACAATACAAAGGCATCCACAAGACTTTCCTAAGGACATGCCCCTATGA